A window of Hordeum vulgare subsp. vulgare chromosome 5H, MorexV3_pseudomolecules_assembly, whole genome shotgun sequence genomic DNA:
GATTTCGCACGGGACCACCTCCCCAAGTACTTCAGGCACAACAAATTTCCAACGTTCGTGCGGCAGCTCAACACCTATATATGTTTGTTTGCTCAGTTTGTcgtttgtttccttttttttttgtgTGGAATGCTTATGTCGATGGTGCTTCAGTTTTGCTTATGTCGATTCCTGTGGCATGTCCAGAGCAATCTATGGAGGTTCCGGTGTGCGCTCTGGCGGACGCCATGTTCAGGCTTCCCGCAAAGCTCGACAGGCTACTGGCCAGCCACGGCCACAATCTGCCCCGGGGCGCcaaggaagagatacctctcatcAAGCAAGATCTGCAGGAGACGGTGGCGTCTGTCCAAGAGTACGATGACTCGGGAGGGGACGGCCGTTCTATGATGGCCAAGTGCCTgaccaaggaggtgcgtgagctgTCGTACGACATGGAGGACACCGCCGACCAGTACGAGCATGCTGCCTGCATAAGGAAAGGCATAGCTCCTCGCCGTAAGAAGTACAAGGTCAGTCGTCGTAGGAGTAAGGCCACATCGGGGCTTCAGGAGAAGCTCAAGTGGCGCCTATGGATGGCCAACAAGATCAGGGAGCTCAGCTTGCGCTCGCAGGAGGCGCTTCGGCGGTGCAGCTTGTTTAACCACCTTGGTAGCAATGTCATCACTGATCTTGCCATTGGTGGCACCAGCAACAATGCTTGTCCTAGACGTGTTGTGTCTTTCGGCTCTTGGCACCCCATGCCGTATGTCTGTATGGATGAACATGTGAATAAGCTTGAATCATTGCTGGGTAAGGATGGAGAGCAGAAACTCAAGGTGGTGTGCCTGGTTGGATCTGGAGGGATTGGTAAGACCACACTTGCTAAAGAGCTATACCGTAGAATCAAAGGGCAATTTGAGTGTCAGGCATTTGTGCGGACGTCCCGAAAGCCTGAtgttaggagtcttctcagcagcATGCTCTCACAGATTCAGCCACACCACTCCACTCACAATTGGAAGGTGCATAGCCTCATTGCTGATATCAGGACACATCTCCAAGATAAGAGGTATACATTCTTATCTCCTTGTTGATTATAATTGCATATATTTCTAGGCAAAGACAGGAATATTTTTACATCTGTTGAACAGGTTCTTGTGTCATTTttcatcatatgaacatgatagcaTCATCTTAGTGCATGGAAATGGTTTGTGCTTGATGTCTTCATTAGTTGGAAAACAATTTGAAGACAGCTAGGCTTGCGAAGTGAGAAGTTACTGACAATCTGTGTATGTAGTTATGCTGAACCACTTTCTTTTCTCCTAGTCCGGTAAGGATGATAAAATGACAGATTCTGATGTGCTATTAGGCTGACAACCTTGCTAAAACATTTCTCAGGTACTTGATAGTGATAGATGATGTATGGGCTACACAAACATGGGATATCATTGTCAATGCTTTGCCGGATGGTAATCTTTGCAGTGGAATACTAATGACGACTGAAGTCGATGATGTAGCTCTGAAATGTTGTGGTTATGAGCCTAAGTATGTTCATACCATGAAACCTCTTGGTCACGATGATTCTAGTAAATTATTTTTCAGCACGGCTTTTGGCGCACAGCATGATTGTCCTCCAGAACTCAGTGAAGTTGCAAACAACATTATAAGGAAATGTGATGGCTTGCCACTAGCAGTGGTTACTGTTGCCGGTCTCTTAGTAAACCAAGGCAAACCAGAGCAATGGGATTATGTGAATAAATCCTTAGGCTATGGTTTGAGGACAAATCCTAACTCGGAAGGGATGAAACAAGTACTGAACCTTAGTTACAACAATCTTCCGCAGCATTTGAAGGCATGTATGATGTATCTCAGTATATATGAAGAGAACTACATGATTTGGAAAGATGACTTGTTAAAGCAATGGATAGCTGAAGGGTTAATCCGTGCAAACGGAGAGAAAGACATGGAAGAAATATCAAGGATCTGTTTTGATGAGCTTGTCAATAGCAGAATGATCCAACCTGTACATATAAATGACAACGACGATGTTTTGTCCTGCACAGTGCATCACATGGTCCTTGATTTTATTAAACACAAGTCCTTAGAAGAGAATTTTGTTACAGCGGTTGATCATTGTCAGACAACTGCATGGCTCGCAGACAAGGTTCGTCGACTGTCTCTTCACTTTGGTAATGCAGAGGCAATGCCACCAACAAATATGATACTATCACAGGTCCGTACTCTGGCATTCTTCGGGGCCATCAAGTGTTTACCTTCCATTGTGGAGTTTGGCTTTCTTCAAATTCTAATCCTGCATCTTTGGGGGAATGATGAAAGCATCAGTGTTGATCTCACTGGAATATCTGAGCTTTTTCGGCTGAAATATTTGCATGTCACATGTAATGGCACCTTAGAGTTAGAAGTACCACATAACCAGATGCGAGGTCTACAATATTTGGAGACACTGAAAATAGATGCAAGAGTAAGTGCAGTTCCGTTGGAAATTGTTCACGTGCCTTGCTTATTGCACCTAAGTCTTCCTGCTGAGACAAATCTGCCCGATGGTATTGGCAGCATGACATCACTTTCCACCCTTGGATATTTTGATCTAAGTGTCAACTCAATAGATAATGTGCAGAGTCTTGGTGGACTGACCAATCTCCGGGATCTTCGGCTCACATGTTCTACAGTTCCTTCTTCTTGTTTAGAGGAAAAAATGGACAATATGGGCTTAATTCTCACGAAACTCAGCAACCTCAGGTCTGTAACTCTGGAGTCTTCAAGTATTATGGACAGTAGTGGACCTTCCACCATTAGCATTTCTTGTGATGGCTTGAGCAGCATTTCCTCTCCTCCGGTGCTTCTTCAGAGATTTGAGTGGCTGCCGTGCATTTGCTCCTTCTCCAGCATCCCCAAGTGGATTGGACACCTCAACAAGCTCTGCATTTTAAAGATTGGGGTTAGGGAACTGAcgagcaatgatgttgatgttctTGGAGGATTGCCTGCACTAACTGTTTTGTCGTTATTTGTCCGAGCAAAGCCTGCAGAAAGAATTGTCTTCACTAAGATAGGATTCACGGTTCTCAAGTGCTTTAAGTTCAGGTGCAGTGCACCTTTGCTGGGATTTGAGGTGGGTGCAATGCCtaatctctttttttttttttttttgaaaaggaggatgagccctcggcctctgcatcatgatgatgcatgcagccattttatttaATCGCAAAGGTTGAACCGTAGTGCAAGGTACATAAACAGCCAGAAGTCTaccgaaaaagaaaaataaatacatgcCAACATGGGCTAAATCAAGCTCAGACTaagatgcctatacacctagcctGTTAGTGTGCAGCCATCCATATCGGTTGAAGATAGCCCGCGCTGCCGTCTCCCACCGGTTGCACCCAATAGCCAAACGATCCCTGAACTCCGGAGGCGTGAGTAACAACCACGTACGGATCAAGGAGGTTGCTCTGTATATGACCTGTAAGAAGTTGTTGAATCTATTATTGTTAAAAATCATATCATTCCTGCTATTCCAAATAGCCCATAATAAAGCATATGATCCAATCCTAATTTGCTTGGCTATATTGTCTTGCACTCCATtaagccacgtcccaaataacatgttcATACTTAATGGAGTattaatattaaaagctatatgAATAGTGCGCCATAAAAGTCTAGCCAATGGACAATTGAGAAAGAGGTGTTATATCGTTTCATTGTTATCACAGAAGCAACATCTAGGGTTACCCACCCATCGTCTTTTAATCAAATTATCTTTCGTGAGTACGACCCCTTTGTGAAGAAACCACATAAAAATCTTAATTTTTAGTGGTACTTTAATTTTCCAAATATGTGAAGAGGTAGGAATTGTTCCGGTATTAATGGTGTGTGTGTACATCGATTTCACTGTAAAACTACCACTTGTAGTTAACTTCCAGTGAATTTTGTCTGCTTGGTCAGATAGCTGTACATTCATAAGCCTTCTTACCAAGTGTAACCAATAATCTCATCTTTCTCCCAGCAGTGACCTCCTGAATTGAATATTCAGGGGGGTTGTCTGCATAACTGTAGCGACATAATCCTGTTTACGTCGTACAATATTATATAATACCGGATACTGCGCAGATAGTGGTGTATCTCCCAACCACGTATCCTCCCAAAATCTGGTCGTGGTACCATCGCCTATGTGAAACTTCACCATACGGAAAAAGGATTGTTTTATCTTCATTAACCCTTTCCAAAACGGTGAATCCGTGCGTTTCACTGTCACTTGTGCCAGAGTTTTGGTTTGTAGGTACTTATTACGCAAAATTTGCACCCATATTCCTTCCGTCTCCACTGAAAGTCTATAAATCCATTTGCTTAATAAGCACATGTTTTTCACCTGTAGGTTTTCTATTCCTAACCCTCCCTGATCCTTCGTCCTGCACATCATGTCCCATTTGGCAAGCCTATATTTCTTCTTACTTTCATCACTTTGCCAAAAAAATCTAGATCTGTAAAAATCTAGTCTTTTTCGTACCACTACAGGTATCTCGAAAAAAGATAGGAGGAACATTGGTAAACTTGttaacactgagttaataagcacTAGCCAGCCCCCATATGACATAAGTTTGCTCTTCCAGcaacttagtcttttctcaaaacGATCCTCAATGCTTTTCCATTCTTTATTTGTAAGTTTTCTGTGGTGAATAGGTATACCCAAATAAGAAAATGGCAACGATCCCATCTCGCAACCGAATAATTATTTGTAGGATTCTTGTTCCTCCTTGGCTTTACCAAAACAGAACAATTCGCTTTTCTTAAAATTAATCTTTAGCCCCGAGAGTTGTTCAAACAGGAACAATATAAGTTTCATATTCCTAGCTTTGGCTATGTCATGCTCCATAAAAATGATTGTATCATCCGCGTATTGTAAGATGGACACTCCTCCATCCACCAAATGTGGAATCAGTCCCCCAATAAGTGCCTTCTCCTTGGCTCTATTTATTAAGATCGTCAACATATCAGCAATTATGTTGAATAGAATTGGGGACATAGCATCTCCCTGTCTTAATCCTTTGTAGGTTTGGAAATAATGACCCATGTCATCGTTAATCTTTATCCCTACACTACCTTTCTGGATAAAGGTCTCAACCTGTTTCCTCCAGGCTTCATTGAACCCTTTCATTCGCATCGCTTGCTGTAGAAAAGGCCATTTCACTTTGTCATATGCTTTCTCAAAATCCACTTTAAAAACTACTCCATCTAGTTTCTTAGAGTGTATTTCGTGTAACGTTTCATGCAGTACGACAACCCCTTCCAGGATGTGTCTACCtggcatgaatgttgtttgagttTCTTGAACAACCGAATGTGCTATCTGTGCCAATTTATTCGTTGCAACCTTTGTGAATATTTTGAAACTGACATTTAGCAAACAAATTGGCCTAAATTGCTCAATTCGAATGGCTCCTTCTTTCTTTGGTAGTAAAGTTATGGAGCCAAAGTTTAAGTGAAATAAATGGAGCTGCCCGGTAAATAAATCATGAAACATGGACATAAGGTCATCTTTTATGATGTGCCAGCAGCGTTTGTAAAACTCAATTGGAAACCCATCTGGTCCAGGGGCTTTGTTCTGTTTCATTTGCATAATTgcatcaaacacctctttctcagTAAACGGAGCTGAAAGGACCCCATTCTCATCGTCATTGAGTTGAGGTATATCCTCTGTAGCAGTTTCATCTAATGTTATAGAGTTCACTTCGGGAGTACCAAATAATTTTTTATAATAGTTTGAGATATACAATTTTAGGTTCTCATGCTTAATCTCTTGAAACTCAAGCTAGGTTTCGATGCCCACGGTGTAGATCAGCTCGGAACTATAGCTGTAGACATCATGCATTTAATAGACCTTAAGGAAATCTCTGCAAAAATTTGGGGTGCTGGTGCCATTGATCCCTGTAGAAGGGTTGCGGAATCAGCGTTGATTGACGCTATTAAGATGCATCCGGCACGTCCCACCTTCAACATACAGTGTCTAAATGGGATGTACAGTGGTAACTGGTAAGGAAGTATAATGATAGCAGGGTACAAGAGGAAGAACAATATATTGGCTTATGTGATTAGCCGTGGATGTTCCAAAAAAGTTCGAGGACCAGTTGTTGATGCTTATTTTTGTGTAGTTTCAAATCTTTTCGATTGGTTAGTTACTCAGTTCCCTGAACATTCTTCGTCTGCTTTTGTTCagatattggttcgataaacttatAAGTTTTCTTTGTGAGAAGGGACAACTACTTCATCAAGACTAGTATATTCTTAATTAGGACTAAAGAAGGAAACTTGGGTCTTACAATAAAAGCCAGGCTAGTGAAAAAAATGGAAGTGTAAAAAACGCTTGAAGTGAAGTTCACAattgtcactagtagaaaatgggtcttTCGACCGAAGACGAAAACcacattagccccggttcaaacTAAAATCGGGATCAATGCcacgcattggtcccggttcagtttgtcagggcattggtcccggttcggttgcATGCTACTGATGTCgtggatgatcgcaagatgaagatggatgccatgcggttgaagatggatgcaatgcgcttgaagattaggaatattgaaaaatatgccattgatgaagaggcttggtatcattatgctgttgggtcaattgttaccttagttgcgattttgatcgcatttgttgttgcatttaaatgttttacatagttgtattttgttttatgagaggactttatgtatttatttttgcaataataacatttgatcactactgtgctttggttttaatgtgatgatgaacttgtattaatttggtcatttctctactcATGATGTTCTACAATGGTTCttttatatacttaatttcataatacggataaaccgacaatggatgtacggtgactaatgcccgagtcacacttaagttcacacaaaatggtatcctcgatcgaggttagcaaccttatccttttcatctgtaattgatacaaaaatattgcatgtgttaatgtacggtggtcattttaatattcatgtatgatgccagatcgatgcacggaagtGATGGATGTACGACGAACGACGTGGTTCCGGATTTATTGTAGACCCGCATAATTTTATCGATGTGGCTggggcaaacaaagtggataattttatgcattgtccatgtgtTGGCTGTCGAAACGTGAatgagtactctagctcgaaaaacattcatctccacttgcttcaaAGAGGTTTCATggccacatattattgttggaacatgcacggagaaagatgggttaggatggaagacaatgaagaagaagatgatgatgacaactatcatatgttcactgaagaatacggtgatactacaatggaagacaataaagaagaaggaggtgaaaaacaaccggcatcagatgagccagctgatgattttggtcgggtcatttctggtgcaaagagaatgcgatacagaaaaggagaagctgaaactggaggccatgctaaaggatcataaaaagttgttgtatccaaattgcgaagatggctcaTCCTTGTACGTGAGTACCACTTGTCTCTCCAACTAGAGGTACAACATCAGGTTGATGCCACACGACACATTTTTGTGGTAAGTGCGCGCTCCAGGTACCTCTTCCTGATGCCACTCATTCCCAAGGCCGGTCAGTGTAAGAAATCAAGGATGTATGCCATGCATGGTGTAGGCCTTACTATCAAGTCTTAAGAAATTGGTTGGAAAATGATATCTATTTTAGCTTCTTTACACGCTCTTCTCTCATAGATATGTGGCAGAGCAGTAAATGAGTAACTGAATTAGAGATGGATGGGGATGAATCAGGAGCGAGAGTCTTGTGTATATATAAGAGGTGGAGTCATAGAAAGAAATAGAACGGCGCTAATTTGTTCTGAGATGGAGTTGGTGCCGGGCATTGATTGACGGTTATATCCCACACGTGGCAGACTTTATATACATTTTTTTGCATTTATGAAAAAGAACATACCAACTTGTAAAGTTGTTTGTAGAAGTCATAAAATAtacatcaaactcttgcacctaacactagtagaaaaaaaagCTATAATTCCGGTTGggaaggacctttagtcccggttccccaaccgggactaataattAGAGACTAaagcccccctcccctcccctttagtccgggttgaacacgaactgggactaaaagTTCCACCACGTGGCAAATAGCGAGTGTCGGGGGCTGTGgatttttagtcccggttgatgtcaTCAATTGGGACTAAGGGTTTAGGCCTTTTTTGGGTTTAcggtttattttttcttttccttttgtgttttctattttttctgacaTATTTTACGCTACTACATATACCGTACATGTTATGCATATATAATAGTATTTCTCGTATGACCAATCATATATATACCATAGACTTTCTCATACGACCATATgcatacacacatatatatacaatttcttCTACAATTTGCAGatcattacatgcatgcattaggTGTAATGGTATCCTCCATCGGGAGATATGACCTGCTCAACCAAAAATCTCGCATCTCCGTCATCTTTAAAGAaggacaccaatataaatatattagttatgtgtatatatattagatcATGATAAAAAAATGTGAATAGCGTTTACGTATCCAACGATGTCTATCATCTCTACGCCGTTCGGTCATAaagcgaatgttctcgcaaacgtACTATGCGCATAAATTAGTCCATGTTCGTGTTTCATactctttacgagaatagaattcaatcagataataatcaagcatgataattatatgaaaactataaTTAAAGAGATGAACGGACGTAGCTAATACTATTTAATTACCAAATTGGACCGTCGCCATTTCAGCTTTGGTTGCCATGCATCGGcttcctttttgatgaactttgtCCAAACCCTGTCcggcaaagaaaaatgaataaatgagttattaattacttgatatcaggaaatgaactaaagaatgataatgattgaaattaaccGTGGAGCAtcaaaaccagtctcttgtattcaGTAGGGTCTTTACCTAGGGAGTCCACTGTTTCAACATTTCCCTCTCAACTCTAATGATTACCATGATCGAGTGGAAACTACGCACATGTTTATATAAGTGGACATGCATAACTCCTCAACTACACTTAAAATTGAGTaagaaaaaatagaatttgtagtacaagatagtaacactcacttgaagttattAGCAAATAGTATTTCTATTCTGGTATTTAGTtccttcaaaaaccttagcaagtTATGCTCTCAGTCTTTGGCGTGGTTATTTAACATAAGTTCATTAACGGTGTTTGGGTCAATGAAtattgaacccaatgtcatagactcCATCTCTTTTGAATTTAAAAATCATCATTCTGGATAATAGCACACcaaataatatagtgaggataattacaggcaatgaacgagctgagctagagacttaaactatagaaagaaatcacttacacacaatagcagcTGATGTTAATACACTCGAGTGCGTCTTGATTGAATAACTAAAGAAGTTCTGAAAACTCAATCCATAGCTCCTTTGCATGGAAGTAATGCTCTTGCTGGACTTTCACCATGATCCACTGTCGCTCCACCTTTACTTCTCTCAGGTACCACTCACCCGCATCCActattaacttgttttcctccttTGTCATATCGTAAGCCAACTTCTTTTTGGCAGGAGGCTTAGTTTTCTTGTTTGGTGCTCTCTTCCATTTTGGAGTCCGCAGACGCGACACAGACCAATACTACGGACTCGCACTGGGATCCGTCTCGGGGTGGGGTACTGGAGTCGGCTCACGCGACAGAGATAGACGTGGACTCGCGTTGGGcttcatgatattgatgtggggtACTGGAGTCAGCTCACCCGGTGGAGATCGGTGTAGATTTGCACTAGGCTCCATGATATCGATGTGGGGTACCGGAGTCGGCTCATGCGGCGAATATCGAGGTGTATTGCTACTCgggggagtcggtggccttggtgcCGAGTTTGGAAACACGATGCATTCCTTTGTCCATAAAATGATAGAATATGCGACCTCTCCTAGTCTCTCTTTCCCTTCACCTCCACGAATGTCAAGCTCTAGTGACTCATATCCCGGCAGAACGTCattcaccccgactttagcatagCCAGCCGGAATCGGATTGCCATGGATGGTTGCTCCAGGTCCACTCGGTAGAGCAAAGCCGaccgccaccttcat
This region includes:
- the LOC123452494 gene encoding disease resistance protein RGA5-like, yielding MASNSRFICEVCGQGFQRDQNLQLHRRGHNLPWRLRQRGPGAAPPLRRVYVCPEPGCVHHSPAHALGDLMGIKKHFCRKHGEKRWACPRCGKRYAVQADLKGHAKICSTREYRCDCGTLFTRRDSFVTHRAFCDALVDVDKTAGSVLTVEENVDKDESETSAVDKDESETSAVAKVDEPQPQPILPQVQQPDLDEQSMEVPVCALADAMFRLPAKLDRLLASHGHNLPRGAKEEIPLIKQDLQETVASVQEYDDSGGDGRSMMAKCLTKEVRELSYDMEDTADQYEHAACIRKGIAPRRKKYKVSRRRSKATSGLQEKLKWRLWMANKIRELSLRSQEALRRCSLFNHLGSNVITDLAIGGTSNNACPRRVVSFGSWHPMPYVCMDEHVNKLESLLGKDGEQKLKVVCLVGSGGIGKTTLAKELYRRIKGQFECQAFVRTSRKPDVRSLLSSMLSQIQPHHSTHNWKVHSLIADIRTHLQDKRYLIVIDDVWATQTWDIIVNALPDGNLCSGILMTTEVDDVALKCCGYEPKYVHTMKPLGHDDSSKLFFSTAFGAQHDCPPELSEVANNIIRKCDGLPLAVVTVAGLLVNQGKPEQWDYVNKSLGYGLRTNPNSEGMKQVLNLSYNNLPQHLKACMMYLSIYEENYMIWKDDLLKQWIAEGLIRANGEKDMEEISRICFDELVNSRMIQPVHINDNDDVLSCTVHHMVLDFIKHKSLEENFVTAVDHCQTTAWLADKVRRLSLHFGNAEAMPPTNMILSQVRTLAFFGAIKCLPSIVEFGFLQILILHLWGNDESISVDLTGISELFRLKYLHVTCNGTLELEVPHNQMRGLQYLETLKIDARVSAVPLEIVHVPCLLHLSLPAETNLPDGIGSMTSLSTLGYFDLSVNSIDNVQSLGGLTNLRDLRLTCSTVPSSCLEEKMDNMGLILTKLSNLRSVTLESSSIMDSSGPSTISISCDGLSSISSPPVLLQRFEWLPCICSFSSIPKWIGHLNKLCILKIGVRELTSNDVDVLGGLPALTVLSLFVRAKPAERIVFTKIGFTVLKCFKFRCSAPLLGFEVGAMPNLFFFFFLKRRMSPRPLHHDDACSHFI